ATAGAATGACCCAGTCTAGTGAATTCTGAACAGAAGATCAATTATTTTCTGTGTTTGACCAGAAACAAATCACATACCTTCCACTGGTCGCTCAGCCGCCACTCATGAAGTCAGCAGATCCGTCGAATCTTCTTCAGGATCGCGTGCCTGCTGGCTCTGTCGCTCCAGCTCCGTGTATTCACTGGCCAGGCTGCCTTCGGCATCAGTGACGGTCTCCTCATCCTGAATCTCAACCGGCGAGCGGGATGGTTGTTGAACCGGTTGCTGAGGGAGAGCTGTTTTGGTGGCTGCTGCTTCCTCCGCGGATACCATGGTCACGGGTACTCCCTGGGGAAAGATCACTTCCCGTGCATCGTCCGGCATGGAGAATCCCCGTTCTTCGAACTTTGTCTTTACCAGTCGCATCATCGAAGAATTGACTTTCAACACACTAAATTTATGACCATCGATCCAGTAATACAGTCGCAGATTGACGGTAGAAGACCCCAGACCTTCCACCAGCACAGTCGGTTCGGGATCGTCAAGCACAGCCGGATGCGATTCCAATATCTCTTTCGCAATAGATTGCGCTTCATTAATGGGAACGTCGTAGCCCACGCCCACCAGAAAATCGAGCCGCACTTTGGGATTCGAGGTATAATTCAGAATCTTACTCTTATAGATAATTGAGTTCGGGATCTGAATATGATTGCCGTCCAGCGACATCAGCAGAGTACCACGCGTATTCACACGTTGCACATACCCCTGAATCCCTTCCACCTCAATCAGGTCACCATAGCGAAACGGGTTCTGCATACTGATCAGAATACTGGCGAGGAAGTTTTCCGCGATATCCCGAAACGCGATCCCGACGATCAGACCGAATAAACCCGTTCCCCCCAGCACGGTTGCCGCCAGCCGCGTCAGGCCGGCAATCTGTAACACCAGGTAAATTCCCAGCAGAAAGACCAGCAGCAACACCCCTTTGCGGACCACGCCACGCAGCAGTTTATTTTGAAACCGGCTGAGAATCGTATAATCGGCAAGATGGCCTGAAATAAACATCGCCAGAAACGTAAACAACAGCACCAGCAGCGCCGCCAGGATGATGGGAATGGACTGCACCGTGTTTCGCATGATGGATTTGACCGTACCATACGAGGCGCTTAAATCAAACAGGTCCGGCTGCCTGATTTCAATCCGGTTGACGACAGCGACAACATCCTGTGTATTCCGCGAAAGATCGCCGGCCCATTGGCGGTATTTTTCATCATTCGTTGATCCAGACAGGAAGGCGACTCCCTCTTCCACATCGACTTGGGGATCTTCAAACCACTCGGTCGCCTTGAGAATGCGAGTCAGCCGCGCCGAGATTTCGGAATCTTCTACAGCCGGTGTAACATTCACGGCTTTGGGAGCGGACAGCGATTCCGCCGGCGGTGGATTGACTGGCTCTTCAGGCGTCTCCTCTTGCGCGACACATACGACGGAACAGATTCCAGAGACGAGCAGAAATATCAGTATCCTGCTTGCATTGATCATTCAACAACTCCCGTTTCTGAAAAATGAATTTCAAAATAAGATACAACTTTGACATTAAAAGATGACGCAACTTTGCTACAAGGCAAGACAATTTTTTTGCCATACCAGTCCGTTTTTTTTGATGCCGGTCAGCAGAGTTCAATTCGTCCAGAGTTCATAAAAGAGAAAAAATCAGCTGAATTGATTGCCCCTGCAGGCGTGACAGGGGTATCATCTTACGGATACGGACCTCACGAGTCACGGAACTGAATCCAGCCAGGGAATCTCCATGAAAATCTTAAGCATACTTCGTTTGACCACGCTTGTCACCTTCGCCTCACTTGCAGTCAGCCCGTTTACACTTTTACTCTCACAGTCAAACGCAGATGAAAAAACAGATGCTCCTCCCTGGGCGGTACTGCAACCGGCCCCCGATCCGCGACCTCTGCCTCATACAAAACCGCTCATCTTCCCAGGTGATCTCAGTGAAAAAATGATTGCCGGCATCGATAAGTTCCTGCTCAAACAGATCGCACAGGCAGCCAATAAACGACCTAAGCTGTGGAACCGGGATCTCTCTTCACCGCAAGCTTACACGAAATCAATCGCCGACAAACAGGCGGAACTCTCCGCCATGCTCGGTCTGACCGATCCGCTGGTGACAGGACGCATCTCTTATATCGGCGATGCCTCTGATCAACCTGCGAAAGCATTCACGCTCCATGAAGTCAGCTGGCCTGTATTAGATGATATGCAGGGTACGGGCCTGTTACTGATTCCCAAAGGAACCATCCGCGGTGACATCATCGCGATCCCGGAAGCCGACCAGCTTCCCGAAGATCTGGTCTCCGCAAAAAAGCCGGCGGACGCTTATGCACAGCAACTCGCGCGTTCCGGTTTTCGCGTCTTGATTCCCACTCTGATCAATCGGGAAAACAATCAATGGAAGATGAGCAACCGTGAATGGGCTCACCGTCCTTCGTTCGAACTGGGTCGCACTCTGGCCGGCTATGAAACGCAGAAAGTCATGGCGGGCGTCAGTATTCTGAAACAGACCAGCGGGGATGAAAAACGCCCCGTAGGAGTCATCGGCTGGGGTGAAGGGGGAAGGCTGGCTCTCTACGCGGCGGCCCTGGATTCACGCATCGACGCTGCCGCAGTCTGCGGTTACTTCGGTTCGCGACAGTTTCTCTGGGAAGAACCCGCCGACCGCAATGTGTTTGGCCTGCTCAATGTATTCGGCGATGCGGAAATCGCCAGCCTCGTCGCGCCGCGGACTTTGATCATCGAATCGGGCAAATATCCCGAATACGGTTTCCGCACCACCGCCTGGGGTGAACTGGAAGTCAAGCAGGATGGTTATCCTCCTTTGAAGGGTAAACCGGGACGGTTACTGGTCCCCGATAAAGACGAAGTCAAAACCGAAGTCGCGCGGGCCCGTGAATTCACCGCTGCCCTGAAACCACAGGCACCCACATTGACACTCGTGGATTCTAAAGTCCCCGTCTCACAGGAAACACTCGCCGCATTGATTCAGAGCCTTGTTCCTGACGCGAAACTCGCAGAATCATCCAAACCTCTGGAACTGAAATCACGCGCACAGGCCAGCCAGCGTCATGACGAACAGCTGGCAGAGATCCTCAGGCATAATCAGCGTCTGTTACAGTTGGCATATGAAACCCGTATTGAATTCATGAAGAATCTCAAAACCGATTCGTTGGAAAATTATAAGAAATCGGTCGAACCCTATCGCAAGGTTTTCAGCGAAGAGGTGATCGGCGCCTTCGACCTGGAACTGCTGCCCGATAACGCCCGCAGCCGCAAATTCCAGGTCGGCCCGAAGACGATCAGCTATGAAGTCGAAATGGATGTCTTCCCCGACGTCACCGCCTATGGCATTCTGACCTTACCCAAAGACCTGAAGTTGGATGGCTCAGAACAGCGGCCTGTCGTTGTCTGCCAGCACGGTCTGGAAGGACGACCGCAACACACGGTGGGCGAACAAGGTTATCGCGCTTACAAATCGTTCGCCACGCATCTGGCGGAACGGGGCTTCATCACCTTCGCTCCCCAGAACCCTTACGTATTGTTCGATCGTTTTCGCACACTGCAGTTCAAATCCCAGTCCATCGGCCGAACCCTGTTTTCGATCGCAGTCCCCCAGCATCAGCAAATCACAGACTGGCTCTCGACGCTGCCGTTTGTCGATGAAAAGCGGATCGGCTTCTATGGGATTTCCTACGGTGGAAAATCAGCCATGCGAATTCCTCCGCTGGTCAAGAATTACGCTCTTTCAATCTGCTCGGCTGATTTTGGCGAATGGGTCTGGAAGAATGCCGCCACCGACCAGCGTTCGCTACGATACAGTTACGCCAACAAAGGGGAATACGAAATCTTCGAATGGAACCTGGGCAGTACCTTCAACTACGCCGAGATGGCCGCCCTTATCTGCCCGCGTCCCTTCATGGTGGAACGCGGACACTTTGATGGCGTCGAACCTGATGACCGCGTCGCACAGGAATATGCCAAGGTACGATTTCTCTACCAGGCTCAACTGGGCATCGGCGATCGTCAGGAACTCGAATTCATCAAAGGCCCGCATGCCATTCACGAACAGGGTTCATATGACTTCTTACACAAGCATCTCAACTGGCCCGCCCCCAAAGAGTCAGACTGAGACTTCACGGACAGCATTACTTGCCTGCATACAATGCATAAAATTTCGTCTCTGTGGAATGGGGAAACGTGACCCGTGCCGCCAGCTTTTTGCCGGCCGGTAACGGATTGTTTCCAGACCAGACAATCGGCGTACGGGTTCCCGCTTTGGTAATGCGGGCAGCATCTTTACCGGAGTAACCGGGCAGAGGTTTGTCGAATTCATCGACCAGTTCCACCGTTAAGGGATTCTCTATTGAGACCCCCTCCACATTCGTAAACAGTTTCAGATCTCCTCTGGTTTCAAAGGGAGCCGTCACAAAGTGGGCTGAGCTGTCTTCGACCCTGGGGGAGAGATAGCCAAATCCGTCCCGCCTGAGGGTCGCCAGTCCGATCTCCATATTCTTGAGTTTTCCGCCTGTGTCCCAGTGGGAATACCACATCAATGTTTTATCACCCCGATTCACAAATGCATGCCCCTGCAGCAGCGCGATGTCATCCCACTCCCCCTGCTTTCCTCGGGCAATGACACTATGATCAGGTACGGGCTCCCGGAAGTGAATGCCATCATCGCTGACGACCAGTCCCAGATCAATCGTCACTCCTTTGTTCCAATGTTCGCCTTTTGGTGGTTTCTTCGGGGCATCCTGCCACATCCCATATAAGCCGACCAGCACATTCCCTCGATTCCAGATACCCGCTCCCATATGTGTCTGCTGACCGGGAATCGGCTTCGCCGTCAACTGACCCGGCCGAGCGAACGAAAGCGCTTTCGCGCGGGACCAGTGATCGAAATCGGAAGATCGGTAAGCCAGCATTACCCGACCAACATCAGAGCCGTCCATCCGCCAGCTCCAGGGCGAAAGCAGCTGACCGTTGGCATAATAAAAATTGCCGAACTGATACAGGCTGGAGACTTCGAACCGTTCGCCCCCCGCATTCGCAGGACGGTCACCAACAACATCCCACGTTAATCCATCGGCACTGGTCGCGGCGACGAAAGCACCCCAGCGACTTTCGTTCGGCCCGATTTTACTCCGCCCGCCACGCACCTCGGCAAACGGGGGATGTGCTATATAGACACATTTAAAACGGCGCTTCGGGTCAGGGTCATTGGCATCATACATCACACTGAGAAAATCATTCACCTTGGCCAGCGCGGGGACTTCTGACTTGATCAGACAGATATTGTTCTGTTTATTTCCATTGAATTCCACCAGATTGAGTTTCGGTTTGGTCCAGTGAATCCCGTCATCACTCTCGGCATAACACATGGGCCGCCACCAGCCCGGCGCCTGGCCACTTTTGATCGCGGTCTCGAACATCCCCAGGTACCACATGCGAAATTTCCCGTCCCTGTACATCACACTGCCGTACAGAATCGCATGCCCATGATCGGGTGCTCCTTCCGGTCCTCGACGCAACACGGGATTGGCAGGATGCTTCTCGGCCGTCACCGGAGTCAGTTGCAGATTGTTCCGCCAGGGAATCGCATGGTCATCAAATGAGAAAAAGACCGCTTCGTCCACTTCCGGCCCGCGGTCCACTGAAACCGTCTGGGCGGAGAGCCCGGCAGATACTCCCAAGAGTAATACAATTGACAGACAGGCAGGAAGGCTTCGTTTTAAAGTTTCGAATGGCGAGACAAGCATGGTTTCTCTTTCGTTTTCATTCAGTTTCGTCAGGGAAGGAGAGATCGTACACGTGCGGTAGAAAGTTCGCTTTCAGGAATGGTTGATTGCTTCAGTTTTTTCAGATCAGCACCGGAGCCGGTCTCTGCAGTGAGACTGCTGATCCATTTCGATTGCAGTTCCTGTCCGGTCAGCTGCTGGAACTGACTGAACTGCGTCGGAGTAAAAAAGGTTTTGTCGACTCGCAGGCTCAACAGATCGTAGCAGTTCCGATCTGCCGTCCATGTGACATCTTTCCAGATCAGCATTTCGGGCTTCAATGGTTCTTCGGCGTTAGTACCTGCAGCCAGATAGTCATAAGCCACTTTGGATGAAGGGATCACAGCAGCACTCACAATCAGCGAATCATGCAGTCTCACGTCGCCACCGGTCGCCTGAAAGTTGAGTCCCATCAGCGTCACATGGCTGGCGTCCAATACACAGTTGCGGGAGACGCGGACTTCGTTTTTATCGGCCACCCGCCGGATGAAGACATTTTTCATTGTCAGGTTACAGGGTTGCTCAGGATCATCGCGGCCCACCATCAGCAACGTCCGCACCGCCGAAGAGAGCACCACCGAATTGGTCAGCGTATAGCGGCCCGTATCCAGAAAAAACAGATCGAAGCCCAGACAGTCGCGGATAAAGACCCGGTTGTAACTGGTTCGGCTGGCTCCGGTATCGCAGATCCCCGTGGAATTGCCGATCGACACAAAACCATCCACGCGGTACTCGGCTGTTTCGTGAGCGCTGATTCCGTCATCGCCACACTCGATCGCTTTAATATTCTCAAACAGAACATCTTCACAATGACCGTGAATATTGAAGCCATCGTTGTAGGGATGAGTACAGGTCAGATTACGTATCACCAGATGCGCATTGTGATTCTTTCCGGAACCGCCAAACTGGACACCAGCAGATCGTACCGGGACGCGAAGATTCTGCTCACTCAGCTGGGCTCCCGAGGAGAGTTTTAAATAGAAGGCTCCGGTGACCCGAGTACTCTTTTCTGCCGGTTCTGTCTGCCCGGCTGGTGCTGTCTGTTTCACAAACGTCCATTCCCCCGGTTGCAGATCTTCGGGCTTTTTGAAATCTTTGCTGGGCCCTTTCGCTGTGCGGCCCATGTGCACCATCTTGCCGTTCCAGAGAAAAAACCAGCGTTGTAGAATCGCATCATTCAAAGTCGGCATCAGATTCTCGCAGCGATACAGGTCTGGCTTGACTTCCTGCCACCGCGTAAGATCAATGGGATCGGAACCTTCCAGGGTCGCGCCATGTCCGTCGAGGGTGATCGGCTTTTCCGGTGTTCCCTGCTTGCCATAAAAGCCTGCATACTCGTGATAGACGATAGGCAGTAGATGGATCGTGTCGCCGGGTTCCGCGATGCGAATCGCCTGCCGAATTGATTTGAGCGGCCCTGCAGTTGATGCATCATTCCCGTTGTCCGGGTCGACATGAATGTCGCGGGCAACGGCAGTGCTACTGGCCAGCAGAACCAGGACTACTGACAGGTAAAGGAAGCCAGTTCCATTC
The sequence above is a segment of the Gimesia algae genome. Coding sequences within it:
- a CDS encoding mechanosensitive ion channel family protein, which encodes MINASRILIFLLVSGICSVVCVAQEETPEEPVNPPPAESLSAPKAVNVTPAVEDSEISARLTRILKATEWFEDPQVDVEEGVAFLSGSTNDEKYRQWAGDLSRNTQDVVAVVNRIEIRQPDLFDLSASYGTVKSIMRNTVQSIPIILAALLVLLFTFLAMFISGHLADYTILSRFQNKLLRGVVRKGVLLLVFLLGIYLVLQIAGLTRLAATVLGGTGLFGLIVGIAFRDIAENFLASILISMQNPFRYGDLIEVEGIQGYVQRVNTRGTLLMSLDGNHIQIPNSIIYKSKILNYTSNPKVRLDFLVGVGYDVPINEAQSIAKEILESHPAVLDDPEPTVLVEGLGSSTVNLRLYYWIDGHKFSVLKVNSSMMRLVKTKFEERGFSMPDDAREVIFPQGVPVTMVSAEEAAATKTALPQQPVQQPSRSPVEIQDEETVTDAEGSLASEYTELERQSQQARDPEEDSTDLLTS
- a CDS encoding dienelactone hydrolase family protein, encoding MKILSILRLTTLVTFASLAVSPFTLLLSQSNADEKTDAPPWAVLQPAPDPRPLPHTKPLIFPGDLSEKMIAGIDKFLLKQIAQAANKRPKLWNRDLSSPQAYTKSIADKQAELSAMLGLTDPLVTGRISYIGDASDQPAKAFTLHEVSWPVLDDMQGTGLLLIPKGTIRGDIIAIPEADQLPEDLVSAKKPADAYAQQLARSGFRVLIPTLINRENNQWKMSNREWAHRPSFELGRTLAGYETQKVMAGVSILKQTSGDEKRPVGVIGWGEGGRLALYAAALDSRIDAAAVCGYFGSRQFLWEEPADRNVFGLLNVFGDAEIASLVAPRTLIIESGKYPEYGFRTTAWGELEVKQDGYPPLKGKPGRLLVPDKDEVKTEVARAREFTAALKPQAPTLTLVDSKVPVSQETLAALIQSLVPDAKLAESSKPLELKSRAQASQRHDEQLAEILRHNQRLLQLAYETRIEFMKNLKTDSLENYKKSVEPYRKVFSEEVIGAFDLELLPDNARSRKFQVGPKTISYEVEMDVFPDVTAYGILTLPKDLKLDGSEQRPVVVCQHGLEGRPQHTVGEQGYRAYKSFATHLAERGFITFAPQNPYVLFDRFRTLQFKSQSIGRTLFSIAVPQHQQITDWLSTLPFVDEKRIGFYGISYGGKSAMRIPPLVKNYALSICSADFGEWVWKNAATDQRSLRYSYANKGEYEIFEWNLGSTFNYAEMAALICPRPFMVERGHFDGVEPDDRVAQEYAKVRFLYQAQLGIGDRQELEFIKGPHAIHEQGSYDFLHKHLNWPAPKESD
- a CDS encoding glycoside hydrolase family protein, encoding MLVSPFETLKRSLPACLSIVLLLGVSAGLSAQTVSVDRGPEVDEAVFFSFDDHAIPWRNNLQLTPVTAEKHPANPVLRRGPEGAPDHGHAILYGSVMYRDGKFRMWYLGMFETAIKSGQAPGWWRPMCYAESDDGIHWTKPKLNLVEFNGNKQNNICLIKSEVPALAKVNDFLSVMYDANDPDPKRRFKCVYIAHPPFAEVRGGRSKIGPNESRWGAFVAATSADGLTWDVVGDRPANAGGERFEVSSLYQFGNFYYANGQLLSPWSWRMDGSDVGRVMLAYRSSDFDHWSRAKALSFARPGQLTAKPIPGQQTHMGAGIWNRGNVLVGLYGMWQDAPKKPPKGEHWNKGVTIDLGLVVSDDGIHFREPVPDHSVIARGKQGEWDDIALLQGHAFVNRGDKTLMWYSHWDTGGKLKNMEIGLATLRRDGFGYLSPRVEDSSAHFVTAPFETRGDLKLFTNVEGVSIENPLTVELVDEFDKPLPGYSGKDAARITKAGTRTPIVWSGNNPLPAGKKLAARVTFPHSTETKFYALYAGK